The following DNA comes from Musa acuminata AAA Group cultivar baxijiao chromosome BXJ1-4, Cavendish_Baxijiao_AAA, whole genome shotgun sequence.
TTTATAATTAATATACTATCAAGATTTTTACTGACTAAACTAGTTGACATTTTTCGTGTTAGACTTCTAAAACCCGACCATAAGTCAGACACTCCaacttatttgaaaaaaaaaagagtatttatTCAATCACTCCAAGATTTAAAACTTGACTCAAGAAAGTCTTAACAACCAAGTCAAGAGTGACTTTATTGCTATTAAAAataacacttttttttttgcatatatatatatatatatatatatatatatatatatatatatatatatgtgtgtgtgtgtgtgtgtgtgtgtgtgtgtgtgtgtgtgtgtgtgtgtgtgtgtgtgtgtgagatatTTGGATTTTGCTAAaaaataatgtattgcatattagtgaaaattttatgatgatcAAATTTTTAGGAGGTGTTTGGAACCTAACTAGAAAGTTAGATGTCAAAAACCATTGAATGAGTGCatgatatttttgaaaaaaataaaaaaaatattgaaaattagAAAATGACATACTATGTCGGACttgaataattttaaaaataaataaaatttctagAATAAAAAAACATTGACACATGTTTATCTAGATTCAATTCTGAGATATCCTAAAACTTTTAGAACATTTTAAGATATCCTGTCATGCAATTGGAGAAATTTTTTTATGACCAAATTTTTATCAAGTGTTAGAAACTTAATAGAAGgtcaaatgtcaaaaaaaaaaaaattacataagtgcatgaatttttatataaaaataaaaaaatataaaaaataacacaTTATGTAGGAGGTGAATAAttcaaaaaatcttaaaaatatataaaataaataaataatggaaTATGTTCATGTGGATCCATatccttaaaattttaaaatattttgacaAATTATCTTATGTGATGCTGTTAGTAATAAATTTGCTCGACTATACTTACCATGTGTCATAAGAAAGTGACAAAAAATTATCACTAAGCTTTATCCTGAAATTATCCAACTAAAATAGCTTTTCGATCCCTCTTCATCATCACAATGACCTgatcaataataaaaataaaaatatcaaaaaataaaaataaaagtaaaactataaaaataaaatttaaaaattatcaataataattaaaaaaatattttaaaaaatacctaTGTTTAAATCAATATTCTTATAGTTGGCTTTGAATATTCAGTGTATAAAAAGTGTTAAATGACATGATTATTTTCTGTTTAAAGTTAAAAAAGATTAGAGTtaataattcaataaaaaaatatctaaatacaaaaaacaatgagaaaataaaaaaaaatgatacacTGTTCAGatacttaaaaattcataaaatataaaaaaatctctaaaataaaaaatcatgacatatgtCTATAAGTTTCTTATTCAACATTTTTCTAAAGATTTCAGATCATCTTGAACAATGCATCAcctattagaaattttttttctagactaatttttttttacttatattattaatctatttagaagctcaaatgtgaaACAACATTGCATGGATGCATTATAATGTGttagaaatatataaaaaataaaaaattatacattgttaaaatgctaaaaaaatccataaaaaaccaaaaaaaactctaaaataaaaaaaataatgacatATGTCTATATAAGTGTCATAttcaaaaattttcaaaaaaatttcagCTTATTTTGAACAGTGCATCTATGTGAcgtactatttttattttttcatcaaaAAGAGTGCATTACCTATTAGGAATTTTTTTTAGACCAAATTTTCTATATATATTGTTGATCtacttagaagctcaaatatgataaaaaaaaaaaaacattacatggatgcattataatttgttaaaagtaaataaaattaaaaaaatgacacACTGTTTAGATGGTCAAAAATCCATAAAGATACCAAAAGTTCTCTAAAATGAAAAACCAGTAACATATGTCCATAAGTGTCATATTCAAAGCTTtcctaaaaattaaaaatcattttgagatgtaTTGTTTTTAAATTTTCCTCGATAGCAATGCATCACCTATTAGAATTTTTTATTTCTAGACCAAATTTTTTACATATATTGTtgacctatttagaagctcaaacttgaaaaaatattatatcgatgccttatattttttataaattaaaaatagaaaaaaggaaaaatagtACATTGGTCAGAtgcttaaaattttataaaaataccaaaaaaatctctaaaatagAAAATCAATGGCATGTGTCCATAAGTGTCTTATTCAAAACTTTTCTAAAAATTTGATATCATTTTGAACAATAATCATATAcgagatatattatttttaaaattttctcaatAACAATGCATCGCCTATTAGGAAAAATTTTCTCTTGACAAAATTTTCTATATATATTGTGGCCatttttagaagctcaaatatgaaaaatattacatggatgaattataatttattaaaaataaaaataaacaagaTGAAATAGCATATTATTCTGGacaaagattttattttataaagaatGCTCAAAATATTGGTAGTAAAATAATAAGTTTTCAAAATACTATTCAGAATAATAAACATTAATAAAACCTTTTAACCCTAGCTACACAATAAATCAAAAGTTTATATtttctaataaatatttttatggatATGAAAACATATTTTAAGGCTTTATCGTAAATAATACAACAACGATAGAATAGAAGCTCGAAGGAGTCTGTGTCATTAACAACGGAACTCGAACAAAGTCACTCGAACAAAGTCGACGATATATAAAGACTTAGAATACACAAAAGATAAAAGATCGTAAAGCATAAATCACAAATCACGTCAGTTGGTAAATGTGAAAcaagaaaatataattaaattaattttaatctaaTTTAATCCTATGTAAACCCAAAGTGGTTTTTCaagattattattatctttttgaaaaattaaaatagcgtttggataattttttaaataaggctgatctgtaaaaaaaaaaaaagttcaaagtTAAAAACTTTTTTTAAGAGAATTCTTCCTCATGTTATTTTACTTAATATGTGGTTCATTTTATTTAAAGACCTGTTCGTTATAATGATACCTCCCCACGCTCCCACGTCAGTGAAAGCACAACCACCACTCACAACCTAAAATTCTCtggttttttctatttatttatcaAATCCCCAAATTACCCTTAACAGCTCCCTTGACGCGGAGAGACCGCGTTTGTCCTCACTCGTCTTTTTGCCCCCAAAACCTATTCTATATAAACGACGCCACGCCCCGTTTCCCTCGGATCCCCTCGCGCTCTTCGATAGTTCAATTCCCTGTTCCAAGGCCCTAATCTTAGAGTTAACATGGGATTCGACCACCAGTTCTCAGATTCCTCGCCCCCCTCCGCCCCTCTGTCCTTTAGCCAGAGGCTGTGCTCCTCGATCCGCTCCTCCTGCTGTTggatcggcggcggcggcggcggctctgGCGGCGACGGGGAGGACGAGCGATCTGCGTCACTGATGTGCTCATCGGCGACCTGGTTCCGGTGGCAGAACCTGGTGGATTGGGTTACCGCGCCGCGCCATCACCATTACCACTCCCGCCGCGCCTCCGTCGACTTTAGGTACGACCCCTTCAGCTACGCGCTCAACTTCGACGATGGGCACTACGACGACGACAACGACCTCACCGGCGGCGGAGACGGCTTCCGGTACCGCAGCTTCTCGTCCCGCCTCCCGCCCTCCCTGCCGCCCCCCGCCGCGGTCGGAGACAACAGCTAGGGCTTGGCCGATCCAAGCGCCGCCTCTTCTTCCTCATTCGAAGTATGATGCGTACATGTACATATGAATGCTGTTGTAGCGCTCTGTTATGCGATATGAGATAGATTTGTGCGGATCGCATCAAATAAAACATATACATCATGG
Coding sequences within:
- the LOC103981192 gene encoding uncharacterized protein LOC103981192 — translated: MGFDHQFSDSSPPSAPLSFSQRLCSSIRSSCCWIGGGGGGSGGDGEDERSASLMCSSATWFRWQNLVDWVTAPRHHHYHSRRASVDFRYDPFSYALNFDDGHYDDDNDLTGGGDGFRYRSFSSRLPPSLPPPAAVGDNS